A genomic window from Triticum urartu cultivar G1812 chromosome 7, Tu2.1, whole genome shotgun sequence includes:
- the LOC125523058 gene encoding glutathione S-transferase T3-like, giving the protein MDTDQSFLDILDFGYTQTQLESPIEEQATPSTQHRSAITEKGKSNKGKNWSSDEDKVLIAAWANTSLDIVGTDQNRDAYWDRISEYYNTHKESSWQERNANAINCRYTMINRETSKFCGCLQQILNRQESGRTIQEKTNDAHILFKEMDLKKKKPFTLMHCYVEFSKYPKWQTREVETSLKKQKKTIDASPGTATNDPADASSVRTDATSIHTDALEHEKRPDGVKRDKRGKADDSACKLSLETVWAAKLEKDEIKEAARNARYAQQLELRKEEIALKKNEDARNEREDARRQFELDERIMLIDTSGMTDVQKQFYQAKQKEILARGLG; this is encoded by the exons ATGGATACTGACCAAAGCTTCTTGGACATCCTTGATTTTGGTTACACGCAAACACAACTAGAAAGTCCAATTGAAGAGCAGGCAACTCCATCAACTCAGCATCGTTCTGCAATAACAGAGAAAGGAAAATCCAACAAAGGCAAAAATTGGTCTAGTGATGAGGACAAGGTTCTCATAGCAGCATGGGCAAATACAAGTTTGGATATTGTTGGGACAGATCAAAATCGGGATGCTTATTGGGATAGAATTTCAGAGTACTACAACACACACAAGGAATCATCATGGCAGGAGCGTAATGCTAATGCAATCAATTGCCGTTACACAATGATTAACAGAGAGACCTCTAAATTTTGTGGTTGCCTTCAGCAGATTTTAAATAGGCAAGAAAGTGGAAGGACTATACAAGAAAAG ACAAACGATGCACACATTTTGTTCAAGGAAATGGATCTTAAAAAAAAGAAGCCTTTCACACTGATGCATTGCTATGTAGAGTTTTCGAAGTATCCAAAGTGGCAGACAAGAGAAGTTGAAACTTCTCTTAAGAAACAAAAGAAGACCATTGATGCAAGTCCGGGCACAGCCACCAATGATCCGGCTGATGCATCCTCGGTACGTACTGATGCTACCTCGATACACACTGATGCTCTTGAACATGAGAAAAGACCTGATGGTGTGAAGAGGGACAAGAGAGGTAAAGCTGATGACAGTGCTTGCAAGCTGTCATTAGAAACTGTGTGGGCAGCAAAGCTAGAGAAGGATGAGATCAAAGAGGCGGCAAGAAATGCTCGCTATGCACAACAATTGGAATTGCGAAAAGAGGAGATTGCACTCAAAAAGAATGAGGATGCACGAAACGAGAGGGAGGATGCACGGAGACAGTTTGAATTAGATGAGAGGATCATGCTCATCGACACAAGTGGTATGACTGATGTTCAAAAGCAGTTCTACCAAGCTAAGCAGAAGGAGATCCTTGCTCGCGGCCTAGGGTAA